A stretch of Agelaius phoeniceus isolate bAgePho1 chromosome 37, bAgePho1.hap1, whole genome shotgun sequence DNA encodes these proteins:
- the LOC129134469 gene encoding LOW QUALITY PROTEIN: heterogeneous nuclear ribonucleoproteins C1/C2-like (The sequence of the model RefSeq protein was modified relative to this genomic sequence to represent the inferred CDS: deleted 1 base in 1 codon): MASNVTNKTDPRSLNSRVFIGNLNTLVVKKSDVEAIFSKYGKIVGCSVHKGFAFVQYVNERNARAAVAGEDGRMIAGQVLDINLAAEPKVNRGKAGVKRSAAEMYGSVPPPPSPSPLVRSSFDLDYDFQRDYYDRMYSYPARVPPPPPIARAVVPSKRQRVSGNTSRRGKSFNSKSGQRGSSSKSGKLKGDDLQSIKKELGQIKAKVDALLESLERLEREQKAKSDKAEEEQGGSGSKKDEAGGAKAEGGHEDSAEEGDLLDDDEGEERGDEQLESLKGDEKEAEEGEDDRDSANGEDEP; the protein is encoded by the exons ATGGCCAGCAACGTGACCAACAAGACGGACCCTCGCTCGCTCAACTCGCGCGTCTTCATCGGCAACCTCAACACGCTGGTGGTGAAGAAGAGCGACGTGGAGGCCATCTTCTCCAAGTACGGCAAGATCGTCGGCTGCTCCGTGCACAAGGGCTTCGCCTTCGTGCAGTACGTCAACGAGCGCAACGCCCGCGCCGCCGTGGCCGGGGAGGACGGGCGCATGATCGCCGGCCAGGTGCTAG aCATCAACCTGGCGGCCGAGCCGAAGGTGAACCGGGGCAAGGCGGGCGTGAAGCGCTCGGCGGCCGAGATGTACGGGTCAGTA CCGCCCCCCCCGTCACCGTCCCCCCTCGTCAG gTCATCGTTTGACCTGGACTACGACTTCCAGCGGGATTACTATGACCG GATGTACAGCTACCCCGCCCGcgtgccgccgccgccgcccatCGCCCGCGCCGTGGTGCCCTCCAAGCGCCAGCGCGTCTCGGGAAACACCTCCCGGCGGGGCAAGAGCTTCAACAGCAAATCGGGACAGAGGGGATCCTCCTCAAAGTCTGGGAAAC TGAAAGGGGACGACCTGCAGAGCATCaagaaggagctggggcagatcaagGCCAAGGTGGACGCGCTCCTGGAGAGCCTCGAGCGGCTGGAGCGGGAGCAGA AGGCCAAGAGCGACAAGGCCGAGGAGGAGCAGGGCGGCTCCGGCTCCAAGAAGGACGAGGCCGGCGGGGCCAAGGCCGAGGGCGGCCACGAGGACTCGGCCGAGGAGGGCGACCTGCTGGACGATGATGAGGGCGAGGAACGGGGGGACGAGCAG CTGGAGTCGCTCAAGGGGGACGAGAAGGAGGCCGAGGAGGGCGAGGACGACCGGGACAGCGCCAACGGCGAGGACGAGCCCTGa